Proteins from a genomic interval of Microbacterium abyssi:
- a CDS encoding low molecular weight phosphatase family protein, whose product MSDTPPHGITRRELRERAQEFKPANDQIRILMVCTGNVCRSPLAEVLLRSRVTGAPIRVHSAGTRALIDKPMTPDAQELAIAHGADTQEAGAHHARWLREPIAEDADLILAMSREHRSAAVELVPRMLRQTLTIREFARLSGALTDDDLRSTADAAGSSPRARLAAVTALISRQRGATAPAAPEDDDVIDPYRRSRETYETSAAQLVPAVDEVARVLHAAL is encoded by the coding sequence ATGAGCGACACGCCTCCTCACGGCATCACCCGGCGCGAGCTGCGCGAGCGCGCGCAGGAGTTCAAGCCCGCGAACGATCAGATCCGGATCCTCATGGTCTGCACCGGCAACGTCTGCCGCTCGCCCCTGGCTGAGGTCCTGCTTCGCTCACGCGTGACGGGCGCACCGATTCGCGTGCACAGCGCCGGCACACGAGCGCTCATCGACAAGCCGATGACCCCAGATGCCCAAGAGCTCGCGATCGCCCACGGCGCCGATACGCAAGAAGCAGGCGCTCACCATGCACGGTGGCTGCGCGAGCCGATCGCCGAAGATGCGGACCTCATCCTCGCTATGTCCCGAGAGCACCGAAGCGCCGCCGTCGAACTCGTCCCGCGGATGCTGCGCCAGACGCTCACCATTCGGGAATTCGCTCGGCTGTCGGGCGCGCTCACCGACGATGACCTCAGAAGCACAGCGGATGCCGCCGGCAGCAGCCCGCGCGCACGGCTCGCCGCCGTGACCGCGCTCATCAGTCGGCAACGGGGTGCGACAGCTCCAGCGGCGCCGGAAGACGACGACGTGATCGATCCGTACCGGCGTTCGCGTGAGACGTATGAGACGTCGGCTGCACAGCTCGTTCCCGCGGTTGACGAAGTCGCGCGCGTCCTGCACGCGGCCCTGTAG
- a CDS encoding sugar transferase, with protein sequence MDGNSETFDWRRSYERKLWLTDLLVLVWVVYGTQIAWLGFREVRVASGSVDSSVPPISYWLFSAALIVVWVWSLGLIDSRSHRVIGTGTAEYVRVARASFTVFGAVAIIAFLTRVDVARGYLLISLPIGVATLVLVRWIWRQWLVSSRRTGAYSARALLVGSEQSIANIAAELRRARDSGYQVIGACTATAHPASAIPNTDIPILGTSNDVTSALKSSGADTVIVTSGDLPPGTVKRISWTLEAGKQHLVLAPSITDITGPRIHTRPVSGLPLIHVETPRFSTGQRFAKRLADIVGSLALIVVASPLLAAVAIAVKATSPGPLLFKQERIGLNGEPFKMLKFRSMHVGADKELPALLKAQGTSERPLFKLRDDPRLTPVGEFIRKYSLDELPQFFNVLGGSMSLVGPRPQIAAEVALYSDAARRRLLARPGITGLWQVSGRSDLDWEQAVRLDLYYVENWSFLGDLSILLKTAKAVFAPGETAR encoded by the coding sequence GTGGACGGCAATTCTGAGACTTTCGATTGGCGACGCAGCTACGAGCGCAAATTATGGCTCACAGACCTCCTGGTGCTGGTCTGGGTTGTGTACGGCACGCAGATCGCTTGGCTCGGTTTTCGCGAGGTTCGCGTCGCTTCGGGGAGCGTCGACAGCTCTGTACCGCCCATCTCCTACTGGCTTTTCTCGGCTGCGTTGATCGTCGTCTGGGTCTGGTCCCTCGGATTGATCGACTCCAGAAGTCATCGCGTCATCGGAACCGGCACTGCCGAGTACGTCAGAGTCGCACGCGCCAGTTTCACCGTGTTCGGCGCTGTTGCGATCATCGCCTTCCTCACGAGGGTCGACGTCGCGCGTGGATATCTATTGATCAGCCTGCCGATCGGTGTAGCCACGCTGGTGCTCGTCAGATGGATATGGCGACAGTGGCTGGTCTCAAGTCGCCGCACGGGTGCGTATTCAGCACGGGCGCTCCTGGTCGGATCAGAACAATCAATCGCGAACATCGCCGCAGAGTTGCGCCGTGCCCGGGACTCCGGCTATCAGGTCATCGGAGCCTGCACCGCAACCGCGCACCCTGCCAGCGCCATCCCGAACACCGATATCCCGATCCTGGGAACATCCAACGATGTCACGAGCGCCCTTAAATCCAGCGGTGCCGACACCGTCATCGTGACGAGCGGCGATCTGCCGCCCGGCACTGTCAAGAGGATCTCTTGGACTCTCGAGGCCGGCAAACAGCATCTGGTGCTGGCGCCGAGCATCACCGACATCACAGGTCCGCGCATCCACACACGACCCGTCTCGGGCCTCCCCTTGATTCACGTGGAGACGCCACGTTTCAGCACCGGCCAGCGTTTCGCGAAGCGCCTGGCAGACATCGTAGGTTCGTTGGCTCTGATCGTCGTCGCTTCCCCATTGCTCGCAGCTGTCGCCATCGCTGTAAAAGCGACGAGCCCCGGGCCCCTCCTGTTCAAGCAGGAACGCATTGGACTCAACGGCGAACCGTTCAAAATGCTCAAGTTCCGCTCGATGCACGTCGGTGCCGACAAAGAACTACCGGCCCTCCTCAAGGCGCAAGGCACTAGCGAGCGACCTTTATTCAAGCTGAGGGACGATCCACGACTCACACCGGTAGGCGAGTTCATCCGAAAGTACTCGCTGGACGAACTCCCCCAGTTCTTCAACGTGCTGGGCGGTTCGATGAGCCTGGTCGGCCCTCGGCCTCAGATCGCTGCGGAGGTCGCACTCTATTCCGATGCTGCCCGGCGGCGCCTGCTGGCCCGACCCGGAATAACCGGGCTGTGGCAAGTCAGCGGACGCAGCGACCTGGATTGGGAGCAAGCGGTACGGCTCGACCTCTATTACGTGGAGAACTGGTCGTTCCTGGGCGACCTGAGCATCCTTCTCAAGACAGCCAAAGCCGTGTTCGCACCTGGGGAGACCGCACGTTGA
- a CDS encoding VanZ family protein: MPPTRIGPAAIAARILLVPYVTVLALIVWLPESAASRVTGIVYRLARFASDHTGISMNAGYTAFEFLANIALFAPFGLLVAAAWPRTNAWWIFLLGFSASAAIELVQTMIPGRVTALSDVIANTLGMVVGCLIARVFASVTRPVATR; the protein is encoded by the coding sequence ATGCCACCCACGCGCATCGGACCCGCCGCCATCGCAGCGAGGATCCTGCTCGTGCCGTACGTGACCGTGCTGGCACTGATCGTCTGGCTGCCCGAATCGGCCGCGTCGCGTGTCACCGGCATCGTGTATCGCCTCGCTCGATTCGCGTCAGATCACACCGGCATCTCGATGAACGCCGGCTACACGGCGTTCGAGTTTCTCGCGAACATCGCGCTGTTCGCGCCTTTCGGCCTGCTCGTCGCGGCTGCGTGGCCACGAACGAATGCGTGGTGGATCTTCCTGCTCGGCTTCTCCGCGAGTGCCGCCATCGAGCTCGTGCAGACGATGATCCCCGGTCGTGTCACAGCCCTATCCGACGTCATCGCGAACACACTCGGGATGGTCGTGGGATGTCTCATCGCACGGGTCTTCGCATCGGTGACGCGGCCCGTCGCGACTCGCTAG
- a CDS encoding polysaccharide biosynthesis tyrosine autokinase, giving the protein MELSDYIRILRKNWLVIVVATLIGLAAAAGYSLTRTPLYESQAVVFVQSQAGSTVSELQLGSTFAQSRITTYVTLVREPVVMNPVINQLGLDTSADELAESVTSNSPLNSTLIEITVQDPDPVQAADIANALGASLAAAVERIDTPVGQDASPIKLTRVRDALASFTPVSPNVPLNLALGVLVGLALGVGIAVLRSVLDNRVRTPRDVETLTDRPLIGAIPHDPKAKDRPLILQADPHSPRSEAFRALRTNLQFLEMDGGHTFVVTSSIPSEGKSTTTLNLAIALADTGKRVALLDTDLRKPKVADYLGIEGGTGLTDVLIGRARVADVLLQWGNRSLYVLPAGKIPPNPSELLGSDRMHKLLDALGKEFDVVLCDAPPLLPVTDAAVLSRSTSGAIMVVAVGKTTTHQLEGALDALETVGSKVAGVVLTMVPTKGADAYTYGYGYGYGGYGVYNATPKKPAKSPKRAKRSAAAADSANVRRSGQQDARSSTFDDLLNPR; this is encoded by the coding sequence ATGGAGCTCAGCGACTACATCCGCATCCTCCGCAAGAACTGGCTGGTGATTGTGGTTGCGACGCTGATCGGGCTCGCCGCTGCCGCGGGGTACTCGCTGACGCGAACGCCCCTGTACGAGTCTCAAGCTGTCGTTTTCGTGCAGTCGCAGGCCGGCAGCACCGTCAGCGAACTGCAGCTGGGCTCGACCTTCGCCCAGTCGCGCATCACGACCTATGTGACCCTGGTACGCGAACCCGTCGTGATGAATCCTGTGATCAACCAGCTCGGCCTCGACACGTCTGCGGACGAACTCGCTGAGAGCGTCACGTCGAACAGCCCGCTCAACAGCACCCTCATCGAGATCACGGTGCAAGACCCCGACCCCGTGCAAGCAGCAGACATCGCGAACGCGCTGGGCGCGAGTCTGGCGGCGGCGGTGGAACGGATCGACACCCCGGTTGGGCAGGACGCGAGCCCGATCAAGCTCACGCGAGTACGTGACGCGCTCGCATCCTTCACTCCGGTGAGCCCGAACGTTCCGCTCAACCTCGCGCTCGGCGTGCTCGTCGGACTCGCGCTTGGCGTCGGCATCGCCGTGCTGCGCTCCGTCCTGGACAACCGCGTGCGGACGCCGCGAGATGTCGAGACCTTGACCGATCGACCGCTGATTGGCGCCATTCCGCATGACCCGAAGGCGAAGGATCGTCCGCTCATCCTCCAGGCGGATCCGCACAGCCCTCGGTCCGAGGCGTTCCGCGCGCTGCGGACGAACCTGCAGTTCCTCGAGATGGACGGCGGGCACACCTTCGTCGTCACGTCGAGCATCCCGTCCGAGGGCAAGTCGACGACGACCCTCAATCTCGCAATCGCACTTGCCGACACCGGGAAGAGAGTCGCTCTGCTCGACACGGATCTGCGCAAGCCCAAGGTGGCCGACTACCTCGGCATCGAGGGTGGCACCGGACTGACCGACGTGCTGATCGGCCGCGCCCGTGTTGCCGACGTGCTGCTGCAGTGGGGCAACCGTTCTCTGTACGTGCTGCCCGCAGGCAAGATCCCGCCGAACCCGAGCGAGTTGCTGGGCTCAGATCGGATGCACAAGCTGCTCGATGCGCTCGGCAAGGAGTTCGACGTGGTTCTCTGCGATGCTCCTCCGCTGCTGCCGGTGACCGACGCCGCCGTACTGTCTCGCTCGACGTCCGGTGCGATCATGGTCGTCGCCGTCGGCAAGACGACGACGCACCAGCTTGAGGGCGCGCTGGATGCGCTCGAGACCGTCGGCTCAAAGGTTGCCGGTGTCGTGCTGACCATGGTGCCGACGAAGGGCGCTGACGCGTACACCTACGGCTACGGGTATGGTTACGGCGGCTACGGCGTGTACAACGCCACCCCCAAGAAACCGGCGAAGAGCCCGAAGCGCGCGAAGAGATCCGCCGCCGCCGCCGATTCAGCAAACGTGCGCCGATCTGGTCAGCAGGACGCACGGTCGTCGACCTTCGATGACCTTCTGAATCCGCGCTGA
- a CDS encoding CPBP family intramembrane glutamic endopeptidase, which translates to MRRWNWDVLGWVLVGLGAGVLAGAWIGGILGSIVLWVALLVPVLLAYRRGVPRGLLRFRFVDVLYGVVLGGMLRVIQGWLAVASGGSGALPSYPTLNGALPDGWWVQDLVGGALIAPVIEEFFFRGLLLVVIFTLVRRFVGAGRAGISLGAFVGIVASAALFVGTHYLTGTASSGAAVSLTLVGLVCGLLVVFTGRIWAAVLVHLVYNGTGVLLTVAGTLLG; encoded by the coding sequence ATGCGGCGATGGAACTGGGATGTTCTCGGCTGGGTTCTCGTCGGGCTGGGCGCTGGAGTACTTGCCGGCGCGTGGATCGGAGGGATCCTCGGGTCGATCGTGCTCTGGGTCGCCCTGCTCGTGCCGGTGTTGCTGGCTTACCGTCGCGGAGTGCCGCGAGGACTGCTGCGGTTTCGATTCGTCGACGTGCTGTACGGCGTCGTGCTCGGCGGCATGCTTCGAGTCATTCAGGGATGGCTCGCTGTCGCTTCCGGTGGATCCGGGGCTTTGCCCTCGTACCCGACGCTGAACGGGGCGCTGCCGGACGGCTGGTGGGTCCAGGACCTGGTCGGGGGCGCTCTCATCGCGCCCGTGATCGAGGAGTTCTTCTTCCGCGGGCTCCTGCTCGTCGTGATCTTCACCCTCGTGCGGCGCTTCGTCGGCGCCGGGCGCGCCGGAATCTCCCTCGGAGCATTCGTCGGCATCGTGGCCTCAGCAGCGCTCTTCGTCGGTACTCACTATCTGACCGGAACGGCGTCGAGCGGAGCGGCCGTGAGCCTGACTCTGGTCGGCCTCGTCTGCGGGTTGCTGGTCGTGTTCACCGGGCGGATCTGGGCCGCGGTCCTTGTGCATCTCGTGTACAACGGCACGGGCGTGCTGCTCACCGTGGCGGGGACCCTGCTTGGGTAG